A single window of Synechococcus sp. CBW1004 DNA harbors:
- a CDS encoding metallophosphoesterase, with product MALSRRRLLQLTLASLSVGLASRRGHAGPSGRTEHLHWLATADSGSGDRHQLAVGAAMAALHRRDPADLVILGGDNIYNAGEMARVEAAFERPYRDLLRARVPFHAVLGNHDIRTAKGAGQLAYPGFGMKGRWYTLRRGPVEFLMLDTNGNAAWQHQLPWLKRVLAASSAPWKVVVGHHPIYSSGLYGNDRAAIARLTPLFQRHGVQLYIHGHDHNYERSRPIDGTTYLDVGNGGATLRPVVPGPNSARAVSTYGFASLHADAGSLTIEAWNTSGQQLDRARLDRGGVLI from the coding sequence ATGGCCCTCTCCCGCCGCAGGCTCCTGCAGCTGACCCTGGCGTCGCTCAGCGTCGGGCTCGCCAGCCGGCGTGGGCACGCCGGCCCCAGCGGCAGGACCGAGCATCTGCACTGGCTGGCCACCGCGGACAGCGGCAGCGGCGATCGGCACCAGCTGGCGGTCGGTGCCGCGATGGCCGCCCTGCATCGCCGGGATCCGGCCGATCTGGTGATCCTCGGCGGCGACAACATCTACAACGCGGGCGAGATGGCGCGGGTGGAAGCGGCCTTCGAGCGGCCCTACCGCGATCTGCTGCGCGCGCGGGTGCCCTTCCATGCGGTGCTCGGCAACCACGACATCCGCACCGCCAAGGGCGCCGGCCAGCTCGCCTATCCAGGCTTCGGCATGAAGGGCCGCTGGTACACGCTGCGGCGGGGGCCGGTGGAGTTCCTCATGCTCGACACCAACGGCAACGCCGCCTGGCAGCACCAGCTGCCCTGGCTGAAACGGGTGCTCGCTGCCAGCAGCGCCCCCTGGAAGGTTGTCGTCGGCCACCACCCGATCTATTCCTCCGGCCTCTACGGCAACGACCGCGCCGCCATCGCCCGGCTGACCCCACTGTTCCAGCGCCACGGCGTGCAGCTGTACATCCACGGCCACGACCACAACTACGAGCGCAGCCGGCCGATCGACGGCACCACCTATCTGGATGTGGGCAACGGCGGCGCCACACTGCGGCCGGTGGTACCTGGCCCCAACAGCGCCCGGGCGGTGAGCACCTACGGCTTCGCCTCCCTGCACGCCGATGCCGGCAGCCTCACGATCGAGGCCTGGAACACGTCCGGGCAGCAGCTCGACAGGGCCCGGCTCGATCGCGGCGGCGTTCTGATCTGA
- a CDS encoding CHASE2 domain-containing protein — protein sequence MRAFSPYAAAALLLLALGRSPINETLNLLFYDLVIGMRASPSGADSGILVVAIDEEDIRRYGWPIDDALLCRGIDRLLSGGATAVGLDIYRDKGVGPDQECLRQRFRDEPRLVSIFNVAGPIGPVPGTPPGRQAFNDLVLDPDGVVRRDLVHVGGQDEATVALPLRLMEVGLGAHWLRRAVEGGTAPGPWLTSRSSGYDQLDDGGYQQMLVFRQLGSFPQVHLRDLLSADGVAPERIRQRLVLIGSTAPSLRDVFSVPHTRFARGASQLLIPGVEVHAHRLASLLDRRDGIVIHRIGPIPVAARRGLEALALLLGVATGEGIRSLRRSVLAVVLLVLLLIGSALMLLLVAGIWIGPSMPVAGLAIVSAAGWVRRGATSQLQRMQIERLLGQTTSPAVAQQLWLQREDLLRDGRFEGRQLSVTVLMTDMVGFTSVSERLAPGDLLDWLNKGMASLVPAITQRKGMVNKFTGDGVLAVFGAPLSLGEQADALAAIEAALTIQDDFAALNARLEAAGEPAMRIRVGVHSGPVLAGSMGSSERLEYAVIGDTVNCASRLESLDKDRHDNICRVLVSSSTRALLPDDLPVAWNSWGPMAVKGRSEPLEIWELRGRLGQAETTTA from the coding sequence TTGCGGGCGTTCTCCCCTTACGCCGCTGCTGCGCTGCTGCTGCTGGCCCTGGGCCGCAGCCCGATCAACGAGACCCTCAACCTCCTCTTCTACGACCTCGTGATCGGCATGCGGGCGAGTCCGTCAGGTGCCGACAGCGGCATCCTGGTGGTCGCCATCGATGAAGAGGACATCCGTCGCTATGGCTGGCCGATCGACGACGCCCTCCTCTGCCGTGGGATCGATCGCCTGCTGAGCGGCGGTGCCACTGCGGTGGGGCTGGACATCTATCGCGACAAGGGCGTCGGACCGGATCAGGAATGCCTGCGTCAGCGTTTCAGGGACGAGCCGCGCCTGGTCTCGATCTTCAACGTCGCCGGGCCGATCGGCCCGGTTCCAGGCACGCCGCCCGGTCGCCAGGCCTTCAATGATCTGGTGCTGGATCCTGACGGCGTCGTGCGGCGTGATCTCGTCCATGTGGGTGGCCAGGACGAGGCCACGGTGGCGCTGCCGCTGCGGCTGATGGAAGTGGGCCTGGGGGCTCACTGGCTGCGCCGCGCTGTCGAAGGAGGCACGGCCCCTGGCCCCTGGCTGACCAGCCGCTCCTCCGGTTACGACCAGCTCGACGACGGCGGCTACCAGCAGATGCTGGTGTTCCGGCAGCTGGGCAGTTTTCCGCAGGTGCACCTGCGCGATCTGCTGTCTGCGGACGGGGTCGCCCCGGAGCGGATCCGCCAGCGGCTGGTGCTCATCGGCAGCACGGCCCCCTCCCTGCGCGATGTGTTCTCCGTGCCCCACACGCGCTTCGCCCGGGGGGCCAGCCAGTTGCTGATCCCTGGGGTTGAGGTGCACGCCCACCGGCTGGCAAGCCTTCTCGATCGCCGCGATGGCATCGTCATTCACCGCATCGGTCCGATCCCCGTCGCAGCCAGGCGTGGCCTGGAGGCCCTGGCCCTGCTGCTGGGCGTCGCGACTGGAGAAGGGATCCGCAGCCTTCGCCGCAGCGTCCTGGCCGTGGTGCTTCTGGTGCTGCTGCTGATCGGCTCCGCCCTGATGCTGCTGCTGGTCGCGGGAATCTGGATCGGACCGAGCATGCCGGTCGCCGGTCTGGCCATCGTCTCCGCGGCCGGCTGGGTGCGACGCGGTGCCACCAGTCAGCTGCAGCGGATGCAGATTGAGCGGCTGCTGGGTCAGACCACCTCGCCGGCGGTGGCCCAGCAACTCTGGCTTCAGCGGGAGGATCTGCTGCGGGATGGTCGCTTCGAGGGGCGCCAGCTGTCTGTGACGGTGCTGATGACCGACATGGTGGGCTTCACCTCGGTGTCGGAGCGGCTGGCGCCGGGAGATCTTCTGGACTGGCTGAACAAGGGCATGGCCTCCCTGGTGCCTGCGATCACCCAACGCAAGGGCATGGTCAACAAGTTCACCGGCGATGGGGTGCTGGCGGTGTTCGGCGCTCCGCTCAGCCTGGGAGAGCAGGCCGATGCCCTCGCCGCGATCGAGGCCGCGCTGACCATCCAGGACGATTTTGCTGCCCTCAACGCGCGGCTCGAGGCGGCGGGGGAACCGGCGATGCGCATCCGCGTGGGGGTGCATTCTGGTCCCGTGCTGGCGGGGTCGATGGGCAGCAGCGAGCGCCTCGAGTACGCCGTCATCGGCGACACGGTCAACTGCGCCTCGCGGCTCGAGAGCCTCGACAAGGACCGCCACGACAACATCTGCCGGGTCCTCGTCTCCTCCAGCACCAGGGCCCTGTTGCCTGACGACCTGCCGGTTGCGTGGAACTCCTGGGGGCCGATGGCGGTGAAAGGAAGGAGCGAGCCGCTGGAGATCTGGGAGCTGCGCGGCCGCCTTGGGCAGGCTGAAACGACGACAGCCTGA
- the glsA gene encoding glutaminase A, whose amino-acid sequence MIQDVLNELHSRFASLDEGEVASYIPELAKACPQDFGIAITTASGRIYEVGDTRKPFTIQSISKPFVFGLGIKLLTPERLALKVDVEPSGEAFNAISLDPDTGKPRNPMINAGAIAISAQISAHDPLGADQLVLDFFSELAARALEVDQAVYQSESETGHRNRAIGYLLRNSNIIEAAPEPGLDLYFRQCAISVDCRDLAVMAATLACQGRNPITGRQPLSPDISVRVLALMGSCGMYDFAGQWLHDVGIPAKSGVAGGVLAVVPGRLGIAVYSPPLDGFGNSVRGVAVCTQLSHGVGMSLFNQSPQAGNTIRRVYSGSQRTSRRWRSERELALLQPHRDRLRIIQIQGVLDFAALEQLAAAVVALPPQTRVLILDMAHVTELPPSSDELLNRQLRLLLERGLQVLVSRAGRLAMFQAAGQQLEGLQLLDQLDFAIETAENLLMEGTSGEQPISTAADSEACFLSRLPSESRAALEALLLERGFQPGEAVINRGDPGNELFLVRDGLFSTHIEFEALSGEPHRTRLATFGPGMCFGEIAFITGNRRIADITAVDGGRCWVLQRSDFENLQERQPAAALDLLKALTCDLGLKLSQTSVQLSRSELV is encoded by the coding sequence GTGATCCAGGACGTCCTCAATGAGCTGCACAGTCGCTTCGCCTCATTGGATGAGGGAGAGGTGGCGTCCTACATCCCGGAACTGGCAAAGGCCTGTCCACAGGATTTCGGGATTGCGATCACCACGGCCAGCGGCCGCATCTATGAGGTGGGTGACACGCGCAAACCGTTCACGATCCAGTCGATCTCCAAACCCTTCGTGTTCGGCCTCGGCATCAAACTGCTGACGCCGGAACGGCTGGCGCTGAAGGTGGACGTGGAGCCCTCCGGAGAGGCCTTCAACGCCATCAGCCTTGACCCTGACACCGGCAAGCCGCGCAACCCGATGATCAATGCCGGGGCGATCGCGATCTCAGCCCAGATCAGTGCCCATGATCCCCTGGGAGCCGATCAGCTGGTTCTCGACTTCTTCTCCGAACTCGCCGCCCGCGCGTTGGAGGTCGACCAGGCTGTCTATCAATCGGAAAGCGAGACCGGCCACCGCAACCGTGCCATCGGCTATCTGCTGCGCAATTCCAACATCATCGAAGCGGCACCGGAGCCTGGCCTCGATCTCTACTTCCGCCAGTGCGCGATCAGCGTGGACTGCCGCGATCTGGCCGTGATGGCCGCCACTCTCGCCTGTCAGGGACGGAATCCGATCACGGGCCGACAGCCGCTCAGTCCGGACATCAGTGTGCGGGTGCTGGCACTGATGGGCAGCTGCGGCATGTACGACTTCGCCGGTCAGTGGCTGCATGACGTCGGCATTCCGGCCAAAAGCGGCGTGGCGGGAGGCGTGCTGGCGGTGGTACCCGGACGACTGGGCATCGCCGTCTACTCACCGCCGCTCGATGGATTCGGCAACAGCGTGCGGGGCGTGGCGGTCTGCACCCAGCTCTCCCATGGTGTCGGGATGAGCCTGTTCAACCAGTCTCCCCAGGCAGGCAACACGATCCGACGCGTCTACAGCGGCAGCCAGCGCACCTCACGGCGCTGGCGCAGCGAACGGGAGCTGGCGCTTCTGCAGCCCCATCGCGACCGGCTCCGCATCATCCAGATCCAGGGCGTGCTCGATTTCGCTGCCCTTGAGCAGCTCGCGGCTGCAGTGGTGGCGCTGCCGCCGCAGACCCGCGTGCTGATTCTCGACATGGCCCACGTCACCGAACTGCCGCCTTCCTCAGACGAGCTGCTCAACCGGCAGCTGAGGCTCCTGCTCGAACGCGGCCTGCAGGTGCTCGTCTCGCGAGCCGGCCGCCTGGCGATGTTTCAGGCCGCCGGCCAGCAGCTCGAGGGCCTGCAGCTGCTCGACCAACTCGACTTCGCGATCGAAACAGCCGAGAACCTGCTGATGGAGGGAACCAGCGGCGAGCAGCCGATCAGCACGGCTGCGGACAGCGAGGCTTGCTTCCTCAGCCGCCTGCCTTCCGAGAGCCGAGCCGCACTGGAGGCCCTGCTGCTCGAGCGCGGCTTCCAACCAGGAGAAGCGGTCATCAACCGCGGCGACCCCGGCAATGAACTGTTCCTCGTGCGGGACGGCCTGTTCAGCACCCACATTGAATTCGAGGCGCTGTCGGGGGAGCCGCATCGCACCCGGCTGGCCACGTTCGGGCCTGGCATGTGCTTCGGCGAGATTGCCTTCATCACCGGCAACCGGCGCATCGCCGACATCACCGCGGTCGACGGAGGCCGATGCTGGGTGCTTCAGCGCTCCGATTTCGAGAATCTGCAGGAGCGGCAACCCGCAGCCGCGCTCGATCTGCTCAAGGCCCTCACCTGCGATCTGGGCCTGAAACTCTCCCAGACCAGCGTCCAGCTGTCCCGCAGCGAACTGGTCTGA
- a CDS encoding CHAT domain-containing protein, producing MIGRLQTAHQSYPAAGMSLLLSLLCCCSPGHAADSPPAVAAVPTAAATISATGFDPERYEPAVLRLTVTQDPQGRDSILDLTLIPSRSELIGKRVTVPTQELGDLLRDLYGRLARQQAMDVANPSSPSRRLHQLLLEPLSADMQQLAITTLLISADPGLQAVPFAALHDGTTYAGERFAMAITPSLGLMPLDVPDSNADSRRKLAVGASEFDGLAPLPLVPQELERVTPDSGDERYVNRSFTPDVLVQKAGEESFDRVHVATHAEFLPGGPGQARLYTGTGPMSLRDFANLRQRRAGSAPLELLALSACRTALGDKDSELGFAGLALQAGARSAIGTLWYVDDVATSAFFVQFYRYLEEGLPKAEALQATRRAMASGLIRLKDNQMLGVGDRPLLSGLTANQQRRIASGLEHPFYWAGITLMGTPW from the coding sequence ATGATCGGACGCCTCCAGACTGCCCATCAGAGCTATCCCGCGGCGGGGATGTCCCTGCTGCTGTCCCTGCTGTGCTGCTGCAGCCCAGGCCATGCGGCCGATTCCCCTCCAGCTGTGGCAGCGGTCCCCACCGCAGCGGCGACCATCTCGGCGACTGGCTTTGACCCGGAGCGCTACGAACCTGCGGTGCTGCGCCTGACCGTGACCCAGGATCCTCAGGGGCGCGACAGCATCCTCGACCTCACCCTGATTCCCAGCCGCAGTGAGCTCATCGGGAAGCGGGTGACGGTTCCCACCCAGGAACTGGGCGACCTGTTGCGGGATCTCTATGGCCGCCTCGCGAGACAGCAGGCCATGGACGTTGCCAACCCGTCCTCACCCTCGCGGCGCCTCCATCAGCTGTTGCTGGAACCGCTGAGCGCGGACATGCAGCAGCTGGCGATCACCACCCTGCTGATCTCGGCCGATCCCGGCCTGCAGGCTGTGCCCTTCGCGGCCCTCCATGACGGCACGACCTACGCCGGTGAGCGCTTCGCGATGGCGATCACCCCCTCACTCGGCTTGATGCCGCTTGATGTGCCGGACAGCAATGCCGACAGCCGCCGCAAGCTGGCGGTGGGCGCCTCCGAGTTCGATGGGCTGGCCCCCCTTCCCCTGGTGCCCCAGGAGCTCGAGCGCGTGACACCGGACAGCGGGGATGAGCGCTACGTCAACCGATCCTTCACCCCTGATGTACTCGTGCAGAAAGCCGGCGAGGAGAGCTTCGACCGGGTGCACGTGGCCACCCATGCCGAGTTCCTGCCGGGTGGGCCTGGCCAGGCGCGTCTCTACACAGGCACGGGCCCGATGAGCCTCCGGGACTTTGCCAATCTGCGCCAGCGGCGCGCCGGCAGTGCACCGCTGGAGCTGCTGGCCCTCAGTGCCTGCCGCACCGCGCTCGGCGACAAGGACAGTGAACTCGGATTTGCCGGGCTGGCGCTGCAGGCCGGAGCCCGCAGCGCCATCGGAACCCTCTGGTACGTCGACGATGTCGCCACCTCGGCCTTCTTCGTGCAGTTTTACCGCTATCTGGAGGAGGGCCTGCCAAAGGCTGAAGCCCTTCAGGCCACCCGCAGGGCGATGGCCTCCGGTCTGATCCGGCTGAAGGACAACCAGATGCTGGGCGTGGGCGACAGACCCCTGCTCAGCGGGCTGACGGCCAATCAGCAGCGTCGCATCGCCAGCGGCCTGGAGCATCCCTTCTACTGGGCCGGCATCACCCTGATGGGTACCCCCTGGTAA